The following coding sequences are from one Ammospiza caudacuta isolate bAmmCau1 chromosome 10, bAmmCau1.pri, whole genome shotgun sequence window:
- the TLNRD1 gene encoding talin rod domain-containing protein 1: MASGGSGKSSSEVSGGGIPSSSSLQRKKLISICDHCKIKMQLVADLLLLSSETRPVNTESLSVFGESFEKCRDTIIARTKGLSILTHDVQSQLNMGRFGEVGESLMEMGELVVSLTECSAHAAYLAAVETPGAQPAMPGLVDRYKVTRCRHEVEHGCGVLKTTPLADMSPQLLLEVSQNMSKNLKFLTDACVLASEKSKDKFAKEQFKLSVKCMSTSASALLACVKEVKTSPSELTRNRCVLFSGPLVQSVYALVGFATEPQFLGKAATINPEGKAVQTAILGGAMSVVSACVLLTQCLRDIAQHPESSTKMSDYRERLRNSACAVSDGCNLLSQALRERSSPRTLPPVNSNSVN, from the coding sequence ATGGCTAGCGGTGGCTCCGGCAAGTCCAGCAGCGAGGTGTCCGGCGGCggcatccccagcagcagctccctgcagaggaaGAAGCTCATCTCTATCTGCGACCACTGCAAGATCAAGATGCAACTGGTGGCCGATCTGCTTCTGCTGTCGAGCGAGACCAGGCCGGTGAACACCGAGAGCCTATCTGTCTTCGGTGAGTCCTTTGAGAAGTGCAGGGACACGATCATTGCCAGGACCAAAGGACTCTCCATCTTGACCCATGACGTCCAGAGCCAGCTCAACATGGGACGCTTCGGGGAGGTGGGAGAAAGCCTGATGGAGATGGGGGAGCTGGTGGTCTCCCTGACCGAGTGCTCTGCCCACGCTGCCTACCTGGCTGCCGTGGAGACTCCGGGTGCCCAGCCTGCCATGCCTGGCTTGGTGGATCGCTACAAGGTGACCCGATGTAGGCATGAGGTGGAGCACGGCTGCGGGGTCTTGAAGACCACCCCTTTGGCAGATATgagccctcagctcctgctggaggTTTCTCAGAACATGTCCAAGAACTTGAAATTCCTGACAGACGCCTGCGTGCTGGCCAGTGAGAAATCCAAGGATAAATTTGCTAAGGAGCAGTTCAAACTCAGTGTCAAATGCATGAGCACCAGCGCCTCTGCCCTCTTGGCGTGTGTCAAGGAGGTCAAGACCTCGCCCAGCGAGCTGACCAGGAACCGGTGCGTCTTGTTCAGTGGACCTTTGGTGCAGTCCGTCTATGCTCTGGTGGGCTTTGCCACTGAGCCCCAGTTTTTGGGTAAAGCTGCCACCATTAATCCAGAGGGCAAAGCTGTGCAAACTGCCATCCTAGGAGGAGCCATGAGCGTGGTATCTGCTTGTGTGCTCCTGACCCAATGCCTCAGGGATATCGCCCAACACCCCGAAAGTAGCACCAAAATGAGCGATTACAGGGAACGGTTGAGGAACTCAGCTTGCGCCGTCTCGGATGGCTGCAACCTGCTATCTCAGGCACTAAGAGAAAGATCTTCACCCAGGACTTTACCGCCAGTGAACTCCAATTCTGTGAATTAA